One genomic region from Corvus hawaiiensis isolate bCorHaw1 chromosome 21, bCorHaw1.pri.cur, whole genome shotgun sequence encodes:
- the ZBTB6 gene encoding zinc finger and BTB domain-containing protein 6: MAADSEVLHFQFEQQGDAVLQKMNLLRQQNLFCDVSIYINDTEFQGHKVIFAACSTFMRDQFLLNQSRQVRITILQSAEVGRKLLLSCYTGALEVKKKELLKYLTAASYLQMVHIVEKCTEALSKYLEIDASMESGAQAAEGCHSSDAELRSGDEVLDKDCEIIEISEDSPENEEYPVKQEDGDGPHPAAQSLVSERKDTKSPEISTVEIGYKDDEICVFRMDSMSVANVENDHFPQPCTSSKTNLYFPETQHSLINSTVESRNTEMSGNHFQTFVGDNPEGTSSGVNGFQSLEDSGSSWRHQCPKCPRGFLHLENYLRHLKMHKLFLCLQCGKTFTQKKNLNRHIRGHMGIRPFQCMVCLKTFTAKSTLQDHLNIHSGDRPYKCHCCDMDFKHKSALKKHLTSVHGRNSSEKPNLNTITKVKIDYD, encoded by the coding sequence ATGGCGGCGGACTCGGAGGTGCTGCACTTCCAGTTCGAGCAGCAGGGCGATGCCGTGCTGCAAAAGATGAACCTCCTGCGGCAGCAGAACCTCTTCTGCGACGTGTCCATCTACATCAACGACACGGAGTTCCAGGGGCACAAGGTGATCTTCGCCGCCTGCTCCACCTTCATGCGGGATCAGTTCCTGCTCAACCAGTCCAGGCAGGTGCGGATCACCATCCTGCAGAGCGCTGAGGTGGGCAGGAAGCTGTTGCTGTCCTGCTACACGGGCGCGCTGGAAGTCAAGAAGAAGGAGCTGTTGAAGTACCTGACGGCCGCGAGTTACCTGCAGATGGTTCACATTGTGGAGAAGTGCACCGAGGCTTTGTCCAAGTACTTGGAGATCGACGCTTCCATGGAGAGCGGTGCCCAGGCTGCTGAGGGGTGCCACTCCTCGGATGCTGAACTGAGGAGCGGGGACGAGGTGTTAGATAAAGATTGCGAAATAATTGAGATCTCTGAAGACAGCCCAGAGAATGAAGAATACCCCGTGAAacaggaggatggggatggcccacaccctgcagcacagagcttgGTGTCGGAAAGGAAGGACACAAAATCCCCAGAAATATCAACAGTGGAAATCGGGTATAAGGATGATGAAATCTGTGTCTTCAGAATGGATTCCATGAGCGTTGCGAATGTAGAAAATGATCATTTTCCTCAGCCTTGCACTTCCTCTAAAACAAATTTATATTTCCCAGAAACCCAGCACTCCTTGATAAACTCTACAGTTGAAAGCAGGAATACAGAAATGTCAGGAAATCACTTTCAGACTTTTGTCGGTGACAATCCGGAAGGAACTTCTAGTGGGGTGAACGGGTTCCAGAGCCTGGAGGATTCTGGCAGCTCATGGCGGCACCAGTGTCCAAAGTGTCCGAGGGGCTTTCTGCACCTCGAGAACTATCTCAGACATTTGAAAATGCACAAACTCTTCCTGTGTTTGCAATGCGGCAAAACATTTACGCAAAAAAAGAATCTCAACAGGCACATCCGGGGGCACATGGGGATCCGGCCCTTCCAGTGCATGGTGTGCTTGAAGACCTTCACTGCCAAGAGCACGCTCCAGGATCACCTCAACATCCACAGCGGGGACAGGCCCTACAAGTGCCACTGCTGTGACATGGACTTTAAACACAAGTCTGCTCTTAAAAAGCATTTGACTTCTGTTCATGGAAGGAACAGCAGCGAAAAGCCAAACCTGAACACTATTACGAAAGTTAAAATAGACTATGATTGA
- the ZBTB26 gene encoding zinc finger and BTB domain-containing protein 26 translates to MSERSDILHFKFDNYGDSMLQKMNKLREENKFCDVVIHIDDVEVHGHKIVFAAGSPFLRDQFLLNDSRDVKISILQSSEVGRQLLLSCYSGTLEFPEMELVNYLTAASFLQMSHIVERCTQALWKFIKPKQPLESKECEQQSDSSELKEHQGDDDSLQQDSPCIQPSEDSMDMEDSDIQIIKVESIGEVTEVRNKKDQNQFISSEQSALHSSEPQHFLINSTVENRASEIEQNHLHNYALSYAGSDNIILASKDMFGPNNRGIDKGLQWHHQCPKCTRVFRHLENYANHLKMHKLFMCLLCGKTFTQKGNLHRHMRVHAGIKPFQCKICGKTFSQKCSLQDHLNLHSGDKPHKCNYCDMVFAHKPVLRKHLKQLHGKNSFDNANERNVQDITVDFDSFTCSAATDSKVCQQADASQVLDAGKLPQAVLSLRNDSTCVN, encoded by the coding sequence ATGTCAGAAAGATCAGATATTCTTCATTTCAAGTTTGACAACTATGGCGATTCaatgttacagaaaatgaacaaactgagggaagaaaacaaattttgtgATGTCGTGATCCATATAGATGATGTTGAAGTTCATGGGCATAAAATTGTCTTTGCTGCTGGCTCTCCTTTTTTAAGAGATCAGTTCTTACTGAACGACTCCAGAGATGTAAAAATCTCTATCCTGCAGAGTTCGGAAGTGGggaggcagctgctcctctcctgctaCAGTGGCACTCTGGAGTTCCCTGAAATGGAGCTGGTGAACTACCTGACTGCTGCGAGCTTTCTGCAGATGAGCCACATTGTGGAACGGTGCACCCAGGCCCTGTGGAAGTTCATCAAACCCAAGCAGCCACTGGAGAGCAAAGAGTGCGAACAGCAAAGTGACTCTTCTGAGCTGAAGGAGCATCAGGGAGATGACGACTCTCTGCAGCAAGACTCGCCTTGTATTCAGCCTTCAGAAGACAGCATGGACATGGAGGATAGTGACATTCAGATCATCAAGGTGGAGTCCATCGGGGAGGTAACAGAAGTTAGGAATAAGAAGGATCAGAACCAGTTTATTTCGTCTGAACAAAGTGCACTGCATTCGTCAGAGCCTCAACACTTTCTTATCAACTCCACTGTTGAGAACAGAGCAAGTGAAATAGAGCAAAACCACCTGCACAACTATGCCCTTTCATATGCTGGCAGCGATAACATCATTCTGGCCTCTAAAGATATGTTTGGGCCTAACAACCGAGGGATAGACAAAGGCCTCCAGTGGCACCATCAGTGTCCAAAGTGCACAAGAGTATTTCGGCATCTGGAAAACTATGCTAACCACTTAAAGATGCATAAACTATTTATGTGTCTGCTCTGTGGCAAGACGTTCACTCAGAAGGGCAATCTCCACCGGCACATGAGAGTGCATGCAGGCATCAAACCATTCCAATGTAAGATCTGTGGGAAAACGTTCTCTCAGAAATGTTCCTTACAGGACCACCTCAACCTGCACAGTGGGGACAAGCCCCATAAGTGTAACTACTGTGACATGGTCTTTGCGCATAAGCCTGTTCTGAGGAAACACCTTAAACAGCTGCATGGTAAAAATAGCTTTGACAATGCCAATGAAAGAAACGTGCAAGACATAACGGTGGACTTTGATTCATTCACATGTAGCGCTGCTACAGACAGTAAAGTCTGTCAGCAGGCTGATGCCAGCCAGGTACTGGATGCAGGGAAGCTGCCTCAGGCTGTGCTCAGTTTAAGAAATGATAGTACCTGCGTCAATTAA